A portion of the Microbacterium hominis genome contains these proteins:
- a CDS encoding heme oxygenase (biliverdin-producing), translating into MSGVLPFSAALRERSSSAHSSSESAGFMSDLMTGEGTRDDYIALVAQHWFLYEALERTAGVMRNDPVASVFLSDKLTRLPALEADLEFLLGPDWRERIEPLPTTRRYVDRVNEVGATWAGGFVAHHYTRYLGDLSGGQFIGRVMARRFGFETNGIGFYLFDDIADPKAFKDVYREQLDAAPWDAAEQERVIAEVLLAYRFNTDLFHDLAHDKAARAA; encoded by the coding sequence ATGAGCGGCGTCCTCCCCTTTTCCGCGGCCCTCCGCGAGCGTTCGAGCAGCGCCCACTCGTCGAGCGAATCCGCCGGGTTCATGTCCGACCTCATGACCGGAGAGGGCACGCGCGACGACTACATCGCGCTGGTCGCGCAGCACTGGTTCCTCTACGAGGCGCTCGAGCGCACCGCCGGGGTGATGCGCAACGATCCGGTGGCATCGGTCTTCCTCAGCGACAAGCTCACCCGGCTGCCGGCGCTCGAGGCCGACCTCGAGTTCCTCCTCGGCCCCGACTGGCGCGAACGGATCGAGCCGCTGCCGACCACCCGCCGCTACGTCGACCGCGTGAACGAGGTCGGCGCGACCTGGGCGGGCGGATTCGTCGCCCACCACTACACCCGCTACCTCGGCGACCTCTCCGGCGGCCAGTTCATCGGGCGGGTCATGGCGCGCCGGTTCGGCTTCGAGACCAACGGCATCGGGTTCTACCTCTTCGACGACATCGCCGACCCGAAGGCGTTCAAGGACGTGTACCGCGAGCAGCTGGATGCCGCCCCGTGGGACGCGGCGGAGCAGGAGCGCGTCATCGCGGAGGTGCTGCTGGCGTACCGCTTCAACACCGACCTCTTCCACGACCTCGCGCACGACAAGGCCGCCCGCGCCGCCTGA
- a CDS encoding ATP-dependent DNA helicase, translating into MTTPALSPEQEAVFRLIEDTREHVFVTGRAGTGKSTLLQHLAWNTSKQIAVCAPTGVAALNVEGQTIHSLFRLPIGLIAGGDLDQSDATRRILNAIDTLVIDEISMVNADLMDAIDRSLRQARGRRAEPFGGVQIVMFGDPYQLAPVPPRGDELRYIRDHYRSFWFFDAKVWVGEAASDGILDVGSYGAALHMRELVDIHRQSDPAFKSMLNAVRYGRVTADIAKVLNDTGARAVPDPADGEHPIITLATRNDIVNNINRRHLTELIGREQTAVAEVNGDFGRGDAAYPADMELKLKVGAQVMFLRNDSSQFGDPPRWVNGTIGTVTRIAGGTVRVDVDGEEVDVEPAVWERFRYAYDAGSKALTREIVAEFTQFPLRLAWAVTIHKSQGKTYDRAVIDLGSGAFAPGQTYVALSRLTSLDGLYLSRPLRPSDIRVDPDVQRWMRGVREGTATRTGP; encoded by the coding sequence GTGACCACCCCCGCGCTGTCCCCCGAGCAGGAGGCGGTGTTCCGGCTCATCGAAGACACCCGCGAGCACGTGTTCGTCACCGGCCGCGCCGGCACCGGCAAGTCCACGCTGCTGCAGCACCTGGCCTGGAACACGAGCAAGCAGATCGCCGTGTGCGCGCCGACGGGCGTGGCCGCGCTCAACGTCGAGGGGCAGACGATCCATTCCCTGTTCCGACTGCCGATCGGCCTCATCGCCGGGGGCGATCTCGATCAGTCCGACGCGACGCGGCGCATCCTGAACGCGATCGACACACTGGTGATCGACGAGATCTCGATGGTGAACGCGGATCTCATGGATGCCATCGACCGCTCGCTCCGGCAGGCGCGGGGCCGCCGCGCCGAGCCGTTCGGCGGCGTGCAGATCGTCATGTTCGGCGATCCGTACCAGCTCGCCCCGGTGCCGCCGCGCGGGGACGAGCTGCGGTACATCCGCGACCACTACCGCTCCTTCTGGTTCTTCGACGCGAAGGTGTGGGTGGGCGAGGCCGCCTCCGACGGCATCCTCGACGTCGGCTCCTATGGGGCGGCCCTGCACATGCGCGAGCTCGTCGACATCCATCGCCAGAGCGACCCGGCGTTCAAATCCATGCTCAACGCCGTGCGGTACGGGCGCGTGACCGCCGACATCGCGAAGGTGCTCAACGACACCGGGGCGCGGGCCGTGCCCGACCCGGCCGACGGCGAGCATCCGATCATCACGCTCGCGACCCGCAACGACATCGTCAACAACATCAACCGCCGCCACCTCACCGAGCTCATCGGGCGCGAGCAGACCGCGGTCGCCGAGGTCAACGGCGATTTCGGGCGGGGGGATGCCGCGTACCCGGCCGACATGGAGCTCAAGCTCAAGGTGGGGGCGCAGGTGATGTTCCTGCGCAACGACTCGTCGCAGTTCGGCGATCCGCCGCGGTGGGTCAACGGCACGATCGGCACCGTGACGAGGATCGCCGGAGGCACGGTGCGCGTCGACGTCGACGGCGAGGAGGTCGACGTCGAGCCGGCGGTGTGGGAGAGGTTCCGCTACGCCTACGACGCCGGGTCGAAAGCCCTGACCCGCGAGATCGTGGCCGAGTTCACCCAGTTCCCGCTGCGGCTGGCGTGGGCGGTGACCATCCACAAGTCGCAGGGCAAGACCTACGACCGGGCGGTCATCGATCTGGGCTCGGGCGCGTTCGCACCGGGACAGACCTACGTGGCGCTCTCCCGGCTCACCTCGCTGGACGGGCTGTACCTGTCGCGGCCGCTGCGGCCGAGCGACATCCGCGTCGACCCCGACGTGCAGCGCTGGATGAGGGGCGTGCGCGAGGGGACGGCGACCCGCACCGGTCCTTGA
- a CDS encoding cytochrome c oxidase assembly protein, whose translation MATNYTRGVNPRALRAVGPAILLGAALIALFAALAYGGGAAPLAIGDPGPFVRWSLPTAKLIVNLSAAGMVGVLVTALFTLRSGEREFDIALDAASISAAVFTVAAAATGFFTFIDAFNPAIDAGPEFGAQLARFLVDTEVGRTWLITTVAGAVLTVLTFAVRGWTTTLFVAILAVAALIPMGTQGHSGYDAGHDAAVVAIILHIIAAAVWVGGLLLLVLVRPVLAQPALATVVTRYSSIALVAFIVVAVSGTVRAAIGLGDWSALLSEYGVILMVKIAALGGLGLFGAWYRRRLIGGLTGEKASRSFWTLIAFEFALMGVASGAAAALARTPPPVDTSLPAERTPAQFLTDAPLPPELTPLHYLTAWDIDLLWAFAVGFGLLFYLAGVWRLRRRGDAWPVYRTVLWSLGLLLLLWVTGGVVNVYQDYLFSIHMVGHMLLTMAIPVMLVAGAPVTLAMRAIRKRDDGTRGGREWILWAVHSPVSRVLTNPFVAAGLFVGSLWVFYYTDLFRWSLYDHLGHEWMIAHFLITGYLFVLTLIGIDPVPYRLPYPGRLLLLIGVMAMHAFFGIAIMMQEGLMVAEWFGSMGRTWGATPLEDQYIGGGVAWSIGEIPTLVLAITVAIQWSRSDARDQKRQDRHADRTGDAELEAYNEHLAKLAERDARTRT comes from the coding sequence ATGGCGACGAACTACACTCGTGGGGTGAACCCCCGCGCGCTGCGGGCCGTCGGCCCCGCCATCCTTCTCGGCGCCGCGCTGATCGCACTGTTCGCGGCGCTCGCGTACGGCGGCGGTGCGGCACCCCTCGCGATCGGCGATCCCGGCCCGTTCGTGCGCTGGTCGTTGCCGACCGCGAAGCTGATCGTCAACCTCTCGGCCGCCGGCATGGTGGGCGTGCTGGTGACGGCGCTGTTCACGCTGCGCTCCGGAGAGCGCGAGTTCGACATCGCGCTGGATGCGGCATCCATCTCCGCCGCGGTGTTCACGGTGGCCGCCGCCGCGACCGGGTTCTTCACGTTCATCGACGCCTTCAATCCGGCGATCGACGCGGGGCCTGAGTTCGGGGCCCAGCTGGCCCGCTTCCTCGTCGACACCGAGGTCGGCCGCACGTGGCTGATCACGACGGTCGCCGGTGCCGTGCTCACGGTGCTGACCTTCGCCGTGCGCGGGTGGACGACGACCCTTTTCGTCGCGATCCTCGCGGTCGCCGCGCTGATCCCGATGGGCACGCAGGGGCACTCGGGATACGACGCCGGGCACGACGCCGCGGTCGTCGCGATCATCCTGCACATCATCGCCGCAGCCGTCTGGGTCGGCGGTCTGCTGCTGCTGGTGCTCGTACGGCCCGTGCTCGCGCAGCCTGCGCTGGCCACCGTCGTGACGCGGTACTCGAGCATCGCGCTCGTCGCATTCATCGTCGTCGCCGTCTCGGGCACCGTGCGCGCGGCGATCGGCCTCGGGGACTGGTCGGCGCTGCTGTCGGAGTACGGCGTCATCCTGATGGTGAAGATCGCCGCGCTCGGCGGGCTGGGGCTGTTCGGCGCCTGGTACCGCCGCCGGCTGATCGGGGGGCTCACCGGGGAGAAGGCGTCGCGCTCCTTCTGGACGCTCATCGCGTTCGAGTTCGCCCTGATGGGCGTCGCGAGCGGCGCCGCGGCGGCACTGGCGCGCACGCCCCCGCCCGTGGACACCTCGCTCCCGGCCGAGCGCACGCCCGCCCAGTTCCTCACCGACGCCCCGCTCCCGCCCGAGCTCACCCCGCTGCACTACCTCACCGCGTGGGACATCGATCTGCTCTGGGCGTTCGCCGTTGGCTTCGGCCTCCTCTTCTACCTCGCCGGCGTCTGGCGGCTGCGCCGCCGCGGCGACGCCTGGCCCGTCTACCGCACCGTGCTGTGGTCGCTCGGCCTCCTGCTGCTGCTGTGGGTCACCGGCGGCGTCGTCAACGTCTACCAGGACTACCTGTTCAGCATCCACATGGTCGGCCACATGCTGCTGACCATGGCGATCCCCGTCATGCTCGTCGCCGGTGCGCCGGTGACCCTCGCGATGCGCGCGATCCGCAAGCGCGACGACGGCACTCGGGGCGGGCGCGAATGGATCCTGTGGGCGGTGCATTCCCCCGTCTCGCGCGTGCTCACGAATCCGTTCGTCGCGGCCGGGCTGTTCGTCGGATCGCTGTGGGTCTTCTACTACACCGACCTCTTCCGCTGGTCGCTGTACGACCACCTCGGCCACGAGTGGATGATCGCCCACTTCCTCATCACCGGGTACCTGTTCGTGCTGACCCTCATCGGCATCGATCCGGTGCCCTACCGCCTGCCCTACCCGGGGCGACTGCTGCTGCTCATCGGCGTGATGGCGATGCACGCGTTCTTCGGCATCGCGATCATGATGCAGGAGGGCCTCATGGTCGCCGAGTGGTTCGGGTCGATGGGGCGCACGTGGGGCGCGACGCCGCTGGAGGACCAGTACATCGGCGGCGGGGTCGCCTGGTCGATCGGCGAGATCCCGACGCTGGTGCTCGCCATCACGGTGGCCATCCAGTGGTCGCGCAGCGACGCACGCGACCAGAAGCGCCAGGATCGCCACGCCGACCGCACCGGCGATGCGGAGCTCGAGGCCTACAACGAGCACCTCGCGAAGCTCGCCGAGCGCGACGCCCGCACCCGCACCTGA
- a CDS encoding HU family DNA-binding protein → MADKSITKTELVASIASATGQSQAAVSGVLDSLFSTVSEAVAKGSKVSIPGWISFEQVATSARTGRNPQTGEEIKIPAGKRVKVTAGSKLKAAVK, encoded by the coding sequence ATGGCCGACAAGTCCATCACCAAGACCGAACTCGTCGCGAGCATCGCCAGCGCGACGGGCCAGAGCCAGGCCGCCGTCTCGGGCGTGCTCGACTCCCTCTTCTCCACCGTCTCCGAGGCGGTCGCCAAGGGCAGCAAGGTCTCGATCCCGGGCTGGATCTCGTTCGAGCAGGTCGCCACCTCGGCCCGCACCGGCCGCAACCCGCAGACCGGCGAGGAGATCAAGATCCCCGCGGGCAAGCGTGTCAAGGTCACCGCCGGCTCCAAGCTGAAGGCGGCAGTGAAGTAA
- a CDS encoding TetR/AcrR family transcriptional regulator yields the protein MSQKNLSARDRLLDAATVLFYGEGIHSVGVDRIVQEAGVTRATMYKQFAGKEGLVLAYLAREDQQLRGLFADAARASDDPDVLLDLVIEGIAADIGGRHTRGCPFINAAAEYPDRGPVRELIDTHREWFRATLETLARGAGLHEPAEVAASLVLLRDAALVGGYLDGQERVAPAFARTARGVIASHRG from the coding sequence ATGTCCCAGAAAAATCTTTCGGCCCGTGATCGGCTGCTGGATGCCGCGACCGTCCTCTTCTACGGCGAAGGCATCCACTCCGTCGGTGTGGACCGCATCGTGCAGGAGGCGGGCGTCACCCGCGCCACCATGTACAAGCAGTTCGCCGGCAAGGAGGGCCTCGTGCTCGCCTACCTCGCCCGCGAGGATCAGCAGCTGCGCGGCCTGTTCGCCGACGCGGCGCGGGCCTCGGACGACCCCGACGTGCTCCTCGACCTCGTGATCGAGGGCATCGCGGCCGACATCGGCGGTCGCCACACGCGCGGCTGCCCGTTCATCAACGCGGCCGCGGAGTATCCCGACCGGGGCCCGGTGCGCGAACTCATCGACACCCACCGCGAGTGGTTCCGCGCCACCCTCGAGACGCTCGCCCGAGGCGCCGGACTGCACGAGCCCGCCGAGGTCGCGGCATCCCTCGTCCTGTTGCGGGATGCCGCGCTCGTGGGCGGCTACCTCGACGGCCAGGAGCGGGTGGCGCCCGCCTTCGCCCGCACCGCACGCGGGGTGATCGCGTCCCATCGGGGGTGA
- a CDS encoding alpha/beta hydrolase, translating to MDTTTKAPIVLIHGLWMTPKSWDTWAERFRAAGHDVIIPGWPGIGDRTVDEIRQNPEPLKGIGLTQIADYYEEIITALPQKPIIMGHSFGGVITQMLADRGLGIAYVGVEPGQTAGVTALPLSTLWTGTPILSNPFGKNGAKPLSKRHFHFTFGNDLPRSESDKLWKEYAVNSYNRVFFEGVTSVLNEKGGVTHVDYGRTDRAPLLILTGEIDHVVPPAIGKAIVKKYHASGSPAVVDYKEFPGRTHRIVSQDGWQEVADYALDWATSHALAA from the coding sequence ATGGACACCACGACCAAGGCCCCGATCGTCCTCATCCACGGCCTCTGGATGACCCCCAAGAGCTGGGACACGTGGGCGGAGCGCTTCCGCGCCGCCGGCCACGACGTGATCATCCCCGGCTGGCCCGGCATCGGCGACCGCACCGTCGACGAGATCCGCCAGAACCCCGAGCCCCTGAAGGGGATCGGCCTCACGCAGATCGCCGACTACTACGAGGAGATCATCACCGCGCTGCCGCAGAAGCCCATCATCATGGGCCACTCGTTCGGCGGCGTCATCACCCAGATGCTGGCCGACCGCGGGCTCGGCATCGCCTACGTGGGCGTCGAGCCCGGACAGACCGCCGGCGTCACGGCCCTGCCCCTTTCGACGCTGTGGACCGGCACGCCGATCCTGTCGAACCCCTTCGGCAAGAACGGCGCCAAGCCCCTCTCGAAGCGCCACTTCCACTTCACCTTCGGCAACGACCTTCCCCGCAGCGAGAGCGACAAGCTGTGGAAGGAGTACGCGGTCAACTCCTACAACCGGGTCTTCTTCGAGGGAGTGACCTCGGTGCTCAACGAGAAGGGCGGCGTGACCCACGTCGACTACGGCCGCACCGACCGCGCTCCGCTGCTGATCCTCACCGGCGAGATCGACCACGTCGTGCCGCCGGCCATCGGCAAGGCGATCGTGAAGAAGTACCACGCGTCTGGCAGCCCGGCGGTCGTCGACTACAAGGAGTTCCCCGGCCGCACGCACCGGATCGTCAGCCAGGACGGCTGGCAAGAGGTCGCCGACTACGCCCTGGACTGGGCGACCTCCCACGCGCTGGCCGCCTGA
- a CDS encoding alpha/beta hydrolase fold domain-containing protein, with protein sequence MPLDPFFEERLRVHRRYLLGKAVKTLRRRLAALWPRWGGEDRAMDAAPGRAAASTSPGPRARARAKNRRAALAWDRTELATVGMPGPDVPIEEHRVAVPGRPDVRVRLYRPRDAASPVPAVLTFFGGAFRIGGIDYPTTDAAFRRRAADAGVVVAAVDYALAPEHRYPTQVEQGVAALGWLFAHAAELGVDATRIGIAGVSAGANLAAAVTLVNRDGAGHPLRMQLLEVPVVDLTGGHLDFRVTRALGIPTLIAVRELRSVARTYLPHARQAREPLASPLRAASHADLPPAVILTAEYDLLRGDGAAYGHALRRAGVEASTVQYLGVTHDTAIFGGVLPAARRWHADVVTALRRLHA encoded by the coding sequence ATGCCGCTCGATCCCTTCTTCGAGGAGCGCCTGCGTGTGCACCGCCGCTACCTGCTCGGCAAGGCGGTGAAGACGCTGCGCCGGCGTCTGGCCGCGCTCTGGCCCCGATGGGGCGGCGAGGACAGGGCGATGGATGCCGCGCCCGGCCGCGCCGCGGCATCCACGTCTCCGGGTCCTCGTGCCCGGGCGCGCGCCAAGAACCGCCGTGCGGCGCTGGCGTGGGACCGCACCGAGCTCGCGACCGTGGGCATGCCCGGGCCCGACGTGCCGATCGAGGAGCACCGGGTCGCCGTGCCGGGCCGCCCGGACGTGCGGGTGCGGCTCTACCGGCCGCGGGATGCCGCATCGCCCGTGCCCGCGGTGCTGACGTTCTTCGGCGGGGCCTTCCGCATCGGGGGGATCGACTACCCCACCACCGATGCGGCCTTCCGGCGCCGCGCCGCCGACGCGGGCGTCGTCGTCGCGGCCGTCGACTACGCACTCGCCCCCGAGCACCGCTACCCCACCCAGGTCGAGCAGGGTGTCGCCGCCCTGGGGTGGCTCTTCGCGCACGCCGCCGAGCTGGGCGTGGATGCAACTCGCATCGGCATCGCGGGGGTGTCGGCGGGGGCGAACCTGGCTGCCGCGGTGACGCTCGTCAATCGCGACGGCGCGGGCCATCCGCTCCGGATGCAGCTGCTCGAGGTGCCGGTCGTCGACCTCACCGGCGGGCACCTCGACTTCCGGGTGACGCGGGCTCTCGGCATCCCGACCCTGATCGCCGTGCGGGAGCTGCGCTCGGTCGCCCGCACCTACCTGCCGCACGCCCGCCAGGCGCGCGAGCCGCTGGCCTCTCCCCTGCGGGCGGCCTCGCACGCCGACCTGCCGCCGGCGGTGATCCTCACGGCGGAGTACGACCTGCTGCGCGGAGACGGCGCGGCCTACGGCCATGCGCTCCGGCGGGCGGGGGTCGAGGCGAGCACGGTGCAGTATCTCGGCGTCACCCATGACACCGCGATCTTCGGCGGCGTCCTGCCCGCCGCCCGTCGCTGGCACGCAGACGTGGTCACCGCACTGCGCCGCCTGCACGCCTGA
- the rpsN gene encoding 30S ribosomal protein S14: MAKKSKIARNKQRQEVVDRYAAKRAELKKALIDPNSTDEQREAARVGLQKLPRNASPVRLRSRDVIDGRPRGVLTKFGISRVRFRDMAHRGELPGVTKSSW, translated from the coding sequence ATGGCTAAGAAGAGCAAGATCGCGCGCAACAAGCAGCGCCAGGAGGTCGTCGACCGCTACGCCGCCAAGCGCGCGGAGCTGAAGAAGGCCCTCATCGACCCCAACTCGACCGACGAGCAGCGCGAGGCCGCTCGCGTGGGCCTGCAGAAGCTGCCCCGCAACGCGTCGCCGGTCCGCCTCCGCTCGCGCGACGTCATCGATGGCCGCCCCCGCGGTGTGCTGACGAAGTTCGGCATCTCGCGTGTCCGCTTCCGCGACATGGCTCACCGTGGCGAGCTGCCCGGTGTGACCAAGTCGAGCTGGTAA
- the rpmG gene encoding 50S ribosomal protein L33, whose product MAKKAQDVRPIIKLRSTAGTGFTYVTRKNRRNNPDRIVLKKYDPVIRKHVEFREER is encoded by the coding sequence ATGGCCAAGAAGGCTCAGGACGTCCGTCCGATCATCAAGCTGCGTTCGACCGCCGGCACGGGGTTCACCTACGTGACGCGCAAGAACCGTCGCAACAACCCCGACCGCATCGTGCTCAAGAAGTACGACCCGGTGATCCGCAAGCACGTCGAATTCCGAGAGGAGCGTTGA
- the rpmB gene encoding 50S ribosomal protein L28: protein MAAVCQVTGAVPGFGHNISHSHRRTKRRFDPNVQKKTYFVPSLGRNIKLNVSAKGIKVIDARGIEAVVRDLQAKGVKL, encoded by the coding sequence ATGGCAGCAGTGTGCCAGGTGACCGGCGCTGTTCCCGGCTTCGGTCACAACATCTCGCACTCGCACCGCCGGACGAAGCGCCGCTTCGACCCGAACGTGCAGAAGAAGACCTACTTCGTTCCGTCGCTGGGTCGCAACATCAAGCTGAACGTCTCGGCCAAGGGCATCAAGGTGATTGACGCTCGCGGCATCGAGGCCGTCGTTCGCGACCTCCAGGCGAAGGGTGTGAAGCTCTAA
- a CDS encoding DNA-3-methyladenine glycosylase — MAEIALRPVTRDELRGLPADIAPRLLGAHLTTVVDGESVTVRLTEVEAYHGRGTGDRPDPGSHARMGPTPRNATMWGEPGHLYVYLSHGIHSCVNVVCGPVGEAGGILMRAAEVIEGEDAATRRRPAARTLRDLARGPGRLGRAVGLRHPDHDGIDAVTGEPRAGASARLLVRAAPLAEIAAGPRVGVAGVGGTEAFPWRFWIAGDPTVSAFRWGRGAAAVKGDAPSVLD, encoded by the coding sequence ATGGCGGAGATCGCGCTGCGCCCGGTGACCCGCGACGAGCTGCGCGGCCTTCCTGCCGACATCGCTCCGCGCCTGCTCGGTGCGCACCTGACGACCGTCGTGGACGGTGAGAGCGTCACCGTGCGGCTCACCGAGGTCGAGGCCTATCACGGGCGCGGCACGGGCGACCGCCCCGATCCCGGCTCCCACGCACGCATGGGGCCGACGCCGCGCAACGCGACGATGTGGGGGGAGCCGGGGCACCTGTACGTGTACCTGAGCCACGGCATCCACTCGTGTGTGAATGTCGTGTGCGGTCCCGTCGGCGAGGCCGGCGGAATCCTCATGCGCGCCGCCGAGGTGATCGAGGGCGAGGATGCCGCGACGCGGCGCCGACCGGCAGCGCGCACGCTCCGCGACCTGGCGCGGGGCCCGGGACGCCTCGGCAGAGCGGTCGGGCTGCGGCATCCCGACCATGACGGCATCGATGCCGTCACGGGGGAACCGCGGGCCGGCGCGAGCGCGCGGCTGCTGGTGCGTGCCGCGCCTCTGGCCGAGATCGCCGCAGGACCGCGGGTGGGCGTCGCCGGCGTCGGCGGCACGGAGGCATTCCCGTGGCGCTTCTGGATCGCCGGCGATCCGACCGTGTCGGCGTTCCGCTGGGGCCGCGGAGCGGCCGCTGTCAAGGGCGACGCGCCGTCCGTGCTAGACTGA
- a CDS encoding MFS transporter, giving the protein MARWFVLIVLGVSQFVMVLDSTVMNVSISTVASDLGTDISGMQAAITLYALTMAAFMLTGGKLGDKWGRSRAFRIGSVIYGLGSLTTALAPNLPVLLVGWSLVEGLGAVLVIPAIAALAAINYSGRDRVVAFAALGAITGLAAAAGPLIGGLVTTYASWRYVFVGEAIVIVIVLVVSGRIKDVPAEKSLRIDLLSVLLSVLGMTLLVFGILQSKTWGWIVPLDPPVIGDVTVAPLGISPVAYLVLLGIVVLWLFIRRQHRLERLGRPALLRVSLLRITALRSGLTMFMAQYFAIAALFFVVPVYLQTILGFDALQTGLKILPLSLGLIAFSMLGSRLSTVKSARYLGRIGQLTMAGGLFLVFAAVQPDLAGWLFAAGMFVVGAGFGLLASQLGNVNMSAVTKDDTSEVGGLQGTFQNLGSSFGTAIVGSVFILLLTTGFTATVAESEQLTDEVRAGVVAATETGAPIISQQQAQDALTAAGAGPDEAAAIAQLYADAQLESLRQALFIVFAITVVGLMLARGLPTSIPVPPKDEAAARSE; this is encoded by the coding sequence ATGGCCCGCTGGTTCGTGCTGATCGTGCTCGGCGTCTCGCAGTTCGTCATGGTGCTCGACAGCACCGTCATGAACGTGTCCATCTCGACCGTCGCGTCCGACCTCGGCACCGACATCTCCGGAATGCAGGCGGCGATCACGCTCTACGCGCTGACGATGGCGGCCTTCATGCTCACCGGCGGCAAGCTCGGCGACAAGTGGGGTCGCTCCCGCGCCTTCCGGATCGGCTCGGTCATCTACGGGCTCGGCTCGCTCACCACCGCGCTCGCCCCGAATCTCCCCGTGCTGCTGGTCGGATGGTCCCTCGTCGAGGGCCTGGGCGCAGTGCTGGTGATCCCCGCCATCGCGGCGCTGGCCGCGATCAACTACTCCGGCCGCGACCGCGTCGTCGCCTTCGCGGCCCTCGGCGCGATCACCGGTCTCGCCGCCGCCGCCGGCCCCCTCATCGGCGGCCTGGTGACCACCTACGCCTCGTGGCGCTACGTGTTCGTCGGCGAGGCGATCGTGATCGTGATCGTGCTCGTCGTGTCGGGCCGCATCAAGGACGTCCCGGCGGAGAAGAGCCTGCGCATCGACCTGCTCAGCGTGCTGCTGTCGGTGCTCGGCATGACGCTGCTCGTCTTCGGCATCCTGCAGAGCAAGACGTGGGGCTGGATCGTCCCGCTCGACCCGCCCGTGATCGGCGACGTCACCGTGGCGCCGCTCGGCATCTCGCCGGTCGCCTATCTGGTGCTGCTGGGCATCGTGGTGCTGTGGCTGTTCATCCGGCGCCAGCACCGGCTGGAGCGCCTCGGCCGACCGGCCCTGCTGCGGGTGAGCCTGCTGCGCATCACGGCGCTGCGCAGCGGACTGACGATGTTCATGGCGCAGTACTTCGCGATCGCCGCGCTCTTCTTCGTCGTGCCGGTCTACCTGCAGACGATCCTCGGCTTCGACGCGCTGCAGACGGGACTGAAGATCCTGCCGCTTTCTCTCGGGCTCATCGCCTTCTCGATGCTCGGCTCGCGCCTGTCGACGGTGAAGTCGGCGCGGTACCTCGGCCGCATCGGACAGCTGACCATGGCGGGCGGGCTCTTCCTCGTGTTCGCGGCCGTGCAGCCCGACCTCGCCGGCTGGCTCTTCGCAGCGGGCATGTTCGTGGTGGGCGCGGGCTTCGGACTGCTCGCGTCGCAGCTGGGCAACGTCAACATGTCGGCGGTCACCAAGGACGACACCTCCGAGGTGGGCGGCCTGCAGGGCACGTTCCAGAACCTCGGATCCTCCTTCGGCACCGCGATCGTGGGCTCGGTGTTCATCCTGCTGCTCACCACGGGCTTCACGGCGACCGTGGCCGAGAGCGAGCAGCTGACCGACGAGGTGCGCGCGGGCGTGGTGGCCGCTACCGAGACCGGCGCGCCGATCATCTCGCAGCAGCAGGCGCAGGACGCGCTCACCGCCGCCGGCGCCGGACCCGACGAGGCCGCGGCGATCGCGCAGCTGTACGCCGATGCGCAGCTCGAGTCGCTGCGGCAGGCGCTGTTCATCGTGTTCGCCATCACGGTGGTGGGGCTGATGCTCGCGCGCGGGCTTCCCACATCGATCCCGGTGCCGCCGAAGGACGAGGCGGCCGCGCGGAGCGAGTGA